A genomic region of Brevibacillus sp. JNUCC-41 contains the following coding sequences:
- a CDS encoding fatty acid--CoA ligase encodes MSVTIKNIFDHTVQKFPIKEAIYDVRRNIRYTYIQWNEQVNRLAAALQAEGVRKGDRVSTYLYNNEELATAFFACAKIGAIFNPINFRLMPEELAFILNDAAPKVVLFEHELETNVAAVEKRFPETAFWYIDDNVPGYAKGYRQKMASISSKPDEVDVHEDDIYAIMYTSGTTGRPKGVIHLHKDMVKQAEILIEAMKYERSDIGLITAPMFHCAELHCSFLPRIQVGAANVILHQFNPKKVMELIESEGITKFFAAPTMWNMLLQENLDEYKFQSLRLGLYGAAPMAPTLVRACQEKLGIQFIQAYGMTEMGPAITLLLEEDQIRKAGSAGKACSDHEIIIARPNEEGPSDPEDMLEPGETGEILVKGPCIMQGYFQKDRETEKALYKGWYHSGDIGFLDEDGYLWVKDRVDDMIISGGENIYPREVEDTLYEHQGILDCAVLGQPDDQWGETVTAFIVAKDPTLAENDLEAWCKNSVTLANYKRPRRYIFCNELPRNASGKIQKFMLRKQLEENVNGESLGNFL; translated from the coding sequence ATGTCAGTAACGATTAAAAATATCTTTGATCATACGGTTCAGAAATTTCCCATTAAAGAAGCTATCTACGACGTGAGAAGAAATATCCGCTATACGTACATTCAATGGAATGAGCAGGTGAATAGGTTGGCGGCGGCCCTCCAAGCGGAAGGGGTGCGAAAAGGGGACAGGGTCTCTACGTACCTTTACAACAATGAAGAGCTTGCAACAGCATTCTTTGCCTGTGCAAAAATCGGCGCAATCTTTAATCCGATCAACTTCCGATTAATGCCGGAAGAGTTGGCCTTCATCTTGAACGATGCTGCTCCAAAGGTCGTTTTATTCGAACACGAACTGGAAACGAACGTTGCCGCGGTTGAAAAGCGATTTCCGGAAACGGCTTTTTGGTATATTGATGATAATGTGCCTGGATATGCAAAAGGTTACCGCCAGAAGATGGCAAGTATCTCATCAAAGCCAGATGAAGTGGACGTTCACGAAGATGATATCTATGCCATCATGTATACGAGCGGGACAACCGGTCGTCCAAAAGGGGTCATTCACCTTCATAAAGATATGGTCAAACAAGCTGAGATTTTAATTGAGGCCATGAAGTATGAACGCTCTGATATCGGTTTGATTACTGCACCGATGTTTCATTGTGCCGAATTACACTGTTCCTTTTTACCTCGCATACAGGTCGGTGCCGCAAATGTCATATTGCATCAGTTTAATCCCAAAAAGGTCATGGAACTGATTGAATCGGAAGGGATCACCAAGTTTTTTGCTGCACCTACGATGTGGAACATGCTCCTCCAGGAAAATTTGGATGAGTACAAATTCCAGAGTTTGAGGCTTGGGCTTTATGGGGCAGCCCCGATGGCTCCAACACTTGTACGTGCCTGTCAGGAGAAACTCGGCATCCAGTTCATCCAAGCTTATGGAATGACTGAAATGGGTCCTGCCATCACTCTCCTATTGGAGGAAGACCAAATTAGAAAAGCGGGTTCTGCCGGCAAGGCATGTTCCGATCATGAAATAATCATTGCCCGTCCGAATGAAGAAGGGCCATCGGATCCCGAGGATATGCTGGAACCTGGGGAAACAGGGGAAATTCTTGTGAAGGGTCCGTGTATCATGCAGGGGTATTTTCAAAAAGATAGAGAGACCGAAAAGGCGCTTTACAAAGGCTGGTACCATTCCGGTGACATCGGTTTCCTGGATGAAGACGGATATCTGTGGGTCAAGGACCGGGTGGACGACATGATTATTTCTGGAGGGGAAAATATTTATCCACGTGAAGTGGAAGATACACTATATGAGCATCAAGGAATTCTCGACTGTGCAGTACTTGGTCAGCCGGATGATCAATGGGGGGAAACGGTGACGGCCTTCATCGTAGCCAAAGACCCAACGCTTGCGGAAAACGATTTAGAAGCCTGGTGTAAAAACAGTGTTACGCTAGCAAACTATAAACGTCCAAGAAGATATATCTTCTGTAATGAGCTGCCTCGTAACGCAAGCGGGAAGATACAAAAGTTCATGCTTCGTAAACAGTTAGAAGAAAACGTTAATGGAGAAAGTTTAGGGAACTTTCTTTAA